Genomic DNA from Caloramator mitchellensis:
TCTAATGAAATTGAAGCTAAAATGCACAAAATTTTTAAAAAGAATAAATTAAAAGGCGAGTGGTTTAATATTGGTTTTGAAAGAGCAGTAATTGAACTTAAAAAGTTAGATTTTAAACCAACTCAAGAAAATAAAGAAATTAGTAAAAATATAGAAAAGATAGAGGAATTTTTTATTGATAGTTTTTTTAAGGATTATGAAGAGATAAAACCAATGTTAAATCTTGAAAAATGGATACCTACTTATGAAGATTTAGAAAAAGCAAAAAATGAAATAAGGCAGTATATAAGATATTGTTTGGAAGATTGTAATGAAGAAGAATGGGCTAAAGAATGGCAAGAAAAATTAGATATATTAAGTAATAATACTAATTCGCAGATTAAAAAATCAATAATACAAGAATTTTACAAAAATGTTTTATATTCCTTTGAATATACAGATATTAAAAGTATAAGAAAACATATCGGGGAAAAAGAAATGGATTTTATTGAAAAAGTATTAGGTATAAATTATGAAGTTTACAATCCAATAAAAGAAGAATATTACAAAAGAAACTATAATAAATAGAATAGTTTTAAAGCAGATAGCATAACAACACCCCGGCGTAATGTCGGGGATTTTTAGTTTTTTGTTCTAAATTTTGTATATTTTTTGAAGGAATTTATATTTGCTTATAGAAATATAAAAATAGGAGGGATAAAATGGAGGCTAAATTCAATGAAAGTATAAGTAATTTTTCTTTTGAATTTTTAGGTGATGAAGGTATATATGCGGATACCTTATCACAAACAATAAATAACATAGTTGATATTTTGCAAATATTAACCATAAAAAAAGATCCAGACGCTTTTTTTAAACTTAAAATAACAAGATTTCGTCAAAACAGTTTTGATATTGACTTAATGGCTATCATAAAATATATTCCTAATTTAATTAATAAAGAAAATTTAGAAATAGCAGGCAGTATAATCGCCTCATTAGTAGGAATATTTGAAATTAAAAAACATTTAAAGGGAGAAAGACCTAAAGAAATAAAATATGATGGTGATACTGCTAAGGTAATTAATAAGGATGGGGAAATATTAATTAAAGATTCGGATACTGTAAATATATTTGTACAGGAAAATAAGATTGAAAATAGTATTGTTAATATATTCAATGTATTAAAACAAGATGACCTTAGAGAAAGTTTAAGAATTTATAAAGATAATGAAATTGCAGTAACAATAGAGAAAGAGGAATATGACAATATGTCAAAGAAAGTAATTGAAAGGAAAGATGCTCCAGCTAATGTATTTACTAATATTGTAAATGCAGAATTACTTTTAAAAAAGCCTGATTTATTAGGAGATTCACAATGGGGATTTATTTATAATAAAAGTATATATGCAACTATAAAAGATGAAGCATGGCTTAAGAAAGTTCATCAGGGATTAATAAGAAATTTATATGCTGGTGTAAAAATACCAGTAAAGCTACTTATAGAGATAGAATTAGATGAATTTCATAATCCAATTAAAGATAGTGATAAATATACTGTTTTAGAAGTTACAGGCGATATTATAGAACCTGATAATCCGCCTCCACAAATAAATATGTTTTAAAGCACCCTGATTTTATCGGGGCTTTTCTTTTTTTTGCCTTAAAATTTAACAAAATAGGCAAAATAAGTATTGACATATTATACTATCGATAGTATAATATAATTATAGGAAGGAGGTGAGGAAATGAAGATGGAGCAAAAAATAAAAGAGTTCAAACAAGTGATAGCGGCACTTGTAGAACTCATACTGGAAATAGGCACCCTGATAGCAGTTCTTAAGATGGTATTAGGAAGCCTAAAACAGTAGAGGGGGGATAAATCCTCCCTTAATCCCAATATAACATATATCCATCTTCGTTGCAATATGAATAAATTGTTTAAAGAAAGTTTAGGATTGGCATTTAAAGTTATACAGTTAATAGGTGCTATAGCTTTATTAATATTTGCAGTAAAGTATCTATTTACAAAATAAGGGGGAATTCTTGTGCTAGAAAAGTCAAAACAGACAGAGGCTAATAAGAAATGGCAGGAAAAAAATAAAGAATATGCGGCTTATTTGAAGTATAGGTCTACAACAAGAAGTTTTATTAAGAATAGAGCAACGATTGAGGACTTGCAGGAGTTTAAAGAGTTGATAAAAGAAAGGGAAGAACTTTTAAGGAAGACTTAATTAAGCTTACCTGGTGCTGTCGAAAGATAGTGCCAGGAATTTTTTTATTTTTTGAAGGGAAATGCAGGAATATGTAGAAATAAGTATATATGGATTAATATAAAACTATGTAAATATAATTATTGGGGTGATAAAATATATGAATGAGACAACAAAAGAAACATATATAATTTCTTTTATGAATATGAAGGGTGGAGTTGGGAAAACAACGCTATGTGTAAATTTAGCTGATGCTATTTCAAGAAAATTCGATAAGAGTGTTTTATTAATTGATTTTGATCCACAAGCAAATTCAACCCAATATATATTAAAACCAGAAATATATCGAGAAATATATGATAGTGAGAAGACTGTATATAGGATTTATAAAGCTCTAATAGAAGATAATAATAGGATTAGCTTAGTAGACGGCAATGCAAATGATGATTATGAAGAATGTGATGAAGAAGATGAAAATATTGAGGATATTATTTATAAAGTAAGCGAAAAATTTCATTTAATCCCGGGAGATTTAAATATGGTCAAAATTGGCAAAATAGCAGATGTTAATATACAAATGAGTTTATCTAGATTTATTGATAGAATTAAAACAAAATATGATTTGATTTTCATAGATTGTCCTCCTACACATTCGATATATACAGAGTCAGCACTTATTGCATCAGACTACTATATTTTACCTATAAAACCAGATTATTTATCAAGTATTGGTATGGATTTATTTCAACGTATTGTTAAGGATCATAATAGCAAATCTCCTTTTAAAAGAGTTAAATGTTTAGGGATTGTTTTTACTATGGTTCATAGTATAGAATATTATAGAGATACTATGAATAAAATTAAAGAAAGAAAGAAATTTAGTGTTTTTGATAGTTATATGAAATTTTCACCAACGGTAGCAAAAAATACAGAAAACAATAAATTCTTTTTGGATATAAGAGGGAAGAAACAAGAGATTATTATGCTATCAAGTGAAATGTTGAGAAGAATTTATAATAAATAAAAGGTTTGCTATGGAGGTAGAAATATGGAAGAATTGAAAATTATATTAGATAAATTATCTGATTTACGATCGAAAATGAATGGCAATAATATAAAAGACAATGACAAAGTTGTTATTCTTACGGGTGTTTTTTTGCAATTAATGTCTTCAAGAGAGTTATTTAGAAAAAACTCTGAGGTTGTTGAATTTTTAGCTATTAATTTACAAGAGTTGAAAATTGCAGAATATTGTAAAAAATCGAGGCCTATTCTTTTAGGTAAAATAGCAAATTTTTTATTAAATGAAACTGATAAGTACGATTTAGATGAAATGTTGAACTTAACTTATAGTTTTATTTCAAATGCGATTGAAAATAAAGGTGATAATTTGACTTGGTCAGATTTAATAAAAACTTTTAAATTATAGGTGATTATATATGATATTGGAAGCAAAGTATTTGAAAGAGCAAAGAGAGGATTATAATAAATTAATAAATTTTTTGAATGAATATTATAAAATAGAAATAAAAAATGAAGTTAAAAATGATTTGAAACTAATTCATAAGGTTAGCTGGATAATAATTATTTGGTTAAGGGAATTAAAAAGGAATAAAATTGAAAGTAAGTTCTTAAATGAAATTTTGACTAATTTAATATCCATGATTCATGTTTATATTCATAATGATATAAAACTATGTAATTTTATCCTGAGAAATTCCATAGAAAATTTTATTAGATTTTATAATATTTATTTAAGTCAAATAGATACAGCTTCATCACCGGATAAAATATTTGAAATAATATTTAATAAGTTTAACGATAATA
This window encodes:
- a CDS encoding ParA family protein — translated: MNETTKETYIISFMNMKGGVGKTTLCVNLADAISRKFDKSVLLIDFDPQANSTQYILKPEIYREIYDSEKTVYRIYKALIEDNNRISLVDGNANDDYEECDEEDENIEDIIYKVSEKFHLIPGDLNMVKIGKIADVNIQMSLSRFIDRIKTKYDLIFIDCPPTHSIYTESALIASDYYILPIKPDYLSSIGMDLFQRIVKDHNSKSPFKRVKCLGIVFTMVHSIEYYRDTMNKIKERKKFSVFDSYMKFSPTVAKNTENNKFFLDIRGKKQEIIMLSSEMLRRIYNK